Within Acanthochromis polyacanthus isolate Apoly-LR-REF ecotype Palm Island chromosome 3, KAUST_Apoly_ChrSc, whole genome shotgun sequence, the genomic segment CTTTCCAGCGAGGCAGCAGCGAGACAGAGCGTTGTGAATTATGAATTTGTTGGACTTGAAGCTTGGTTCTTTGAAGAGTTTTGGacctgaaaatacaaacaaaggCACACTTGATGTTGCAAAGTCCTGTCTACAGTTGAAAAGACCGGCACCACATCTGAAACGCCACACTAACATAATATTTAGAACACTATATCAGTATTTTTAGGATATCCAAAGGCTTAGTGTAAACCCAATAGTACGCAAAGTGCATACTGTTTTACAGTATGGAATCACAGGTGACTATTCTGTCATAAATACTCACATATTTATAATGTAGTGCAGAAGGGATATGATGGGTActcaagacctgagagagaCTGTAATGATTCgacagacagatagatggatACTTTAGCACTGTAATGATTAGTGCTGTACCTGTGTATTCTGGGGCAGGTGAGGTTCCATTGGAACCAGATTCCCAGTCCTTGTCTCCGTTCTGGTTTACCAGTTTGCTTGGTGTCACCCGTCCTGAAGGTGAATCTGGACGATTGctggaagtaaaaaaaaaaaaagacaaagtcaATTTAAtggcaaaatgtaaaactgtgacACTCCTAGCTGATACCAACCAGCAGCTACCACGGCTTGAGGCTACACTGCTACCAATGGCACTCGACAGATATCATCAGATGGGCGTCATCTGAACCATGCAGACCATGTGTACGATGGCAAGTGGTGGCTAGATTCACCACTGACAAGGGCGAAGAGGAGTGGGATGTGAGGGGAAAGTTTATGCACCCAAGTGGGCCAGCTGCTTCGTTCAAATGGCCTCCATCTGATGAAATGTGTTGGTGCCAATAGTACATGTTCTGTCACCATCCCAGCTTCAACCACTATAATGAGGTGAAGACAACGCAAACCTGACTTTAAGACCAACATTGTGATGGCTTTTAGGTATTTCTTCTCTGAAAATACCTGGAATGTCAATCTACTGAGGAGTCATGACTCTCttgcattgttttcttttgttgcttttagccGAACACTGATGTCCTGTTTTACTTGCCACAAAGTGACATTTGTTGTAATACGTGTTGAATAATTCTGCAGTTTCTCTCATCAGTGGTATTTTCAAGCATGATCGGGAACATTTGGTAAGACAAAGTAAGCCTCGTATGTTGTTAAATTTCAACTGTGATTTGTTAGCATCTTACATTTTAACTTCCTTTTACTCTGAGATCACTTGAACAACATCCTAACAATGCTACTGCCATGAACTAAATTTAAGATATTTCACACTGAATAACACCACGACATCAAAAAGAACAATCAAACAAGCCGTGAGCTGAACATTACAGCCATCTCTCAATCTATACTAGAACTGTGACAATAAGATGTTGAAATGAGCGTAAAGGGGCCTTCAGATGCAGCGGTGTACCTGTGTGCTTTCTTTGTCGGACCACTACCATTGTTTCCTGGCTCATCTGTGGCTGCCAGGTTTAGTGAGGAGTGAGAATAGACTTTGGTCAATTTAGAGCCTGTGGAAACGAATATTAAAACAGGTCAGTTATTAAAACAATCTATAAGCCGTTGACCATTTGTTTTCACTTTACCAGTTGCTCCCTTGGCTGGACTCAGAGACAGCTGTGTTTCCTCCCTGGTCATGCTGCGAGGTCTGGACCGGGTTTTCTTAGCAGAGGACTTTCCTTGACTGGGGACTTTCTGTTTAAGCACTTTATCCAGGTCCTCCATGATTCTGAGCTGCTGCCGCCGTGCGTACTCCCCTTTTGTGAAATCTCCACGGCGAGCTGGAGTAGTTGGAGGTGTGAGAGAAGGTGAGGTTGTGCCGACTGGAGGTGTGTTGGAGGGAGATGCCACTCTTTTGTCTGGTCTGCAACCAACACAGAGGAATTTGTTGACCTTTCCATGCATGCAGTTTAGGTTCAGACTTGTCGATTAACATATTCAAGAAGTGCAAAGCCTTGTGTAAATACCCACTCTGTGCATTCATAAATGCCCTTTGTGTGTTACCTGTTTTCCCTTTCCTGCTCATACCACAGCCtcctcttcttcagctcctcggTTCTCTTCTGCTGTCTTTCCAGCAGCAAAGCTCTGCGCTGGGCCATGTCTCCTTCGCTGTGTACCTCCTCCTACAACCACACAGGCACACAATCATTTGCTCAGCTGTCAGGACAGAATTCATGTGCAAAACGAACTCTTGCAAACACTCACCTTAAAGAAGAATCCAATTCCTCCTTTGGCTCCCACTTCATTCAGTTCTCCACTTGGTTCCAAAGTCTCAGTCTGtctttcttgttcttctttggATTCACTTTGTTCTTCTGGTAAGTCCTCTGCTGCCATGGCCAGATTTAGTTGCTCTATAGGATCTAATGGTTGTGCAGGGTGTCCTCTTGCAGGCTCCATGGCTGATTCTGTGTGGTCGCTCATAGAATCTGAGGAAAACTCCTGCCCTTCATCAGTTGGTTCATCACTGCCCCCTTCTGGCCCTCCAACGGATGATAGCGACACCTCGACCAGGCTGCACTGCTTCCCTGCACCTCTTCCTGCTTCCCCTGCTGCGCTGTACGCAGCAGACAGGGACAAAGTCTCGCTCTCAAATGAGCATTCAGAGGGAGCACCAGAGCTGCTGCCACCGGTCGCCCTCGGATGATCTTGTCTGGGCTGTGGCAGGACCGGCAGCCCTCCGACGGCCTCTGCATCTTCCTGTTCCAATTCCAGGCTGAACTGGGTGGGAGTCTCGCTCGATGCTGTGTCTGAGGTGCTCTCATCAGGCTGCGGCTGCTGGGTAGCCTGAGGAGACTCCTGGGGAGTCCGGGGCCCGCCAATACGGAACGAAGAGGAGGTCTGTACCTGACACTTGCTGGGGGAGACACGCCGGAGGTGGGGAAGGGTGTCCACATTCTGGGTTGGAGTCAAGACACGATTGAGTGGAGGGAACTTGAGTTCAGACGGCCGTGGGTGGGGCTGATGATGAGCACGTGGGTGGTGTTTGGGGCTGCGGGGAGTGGAGGAAGTGTGGATCTTGGTGCGAGGAGCtgggcaggaggaggagattaTAGCTTTTGGGGAGCTGGACGAGATAACGCCATGAGAACGTCGTGATGGGGAAGAAGCAGAGGGACTGGGACCAGAAGGAATCACCCAAGCTTTACTGGTGCTCCTCGTAGGCGTCTTTGTTGGGGTTCTTGGTGGCGTCTTTGTCGGAGTATGAGGAGGAGTTTTGGGTGGCGTTTTGGTATTACTTCTAGGTGTTGATTTTGGAGTGGTTTTGGGTGTATTTCTGGGTCTTTGGTTGCTCatgagctgctgttgctgttcaGTAAGTTTCTGCATGTCCTTCTGCAGCGACTGCAGAGCTTCACTCAGTTTCTGCACCACCTCGTTGTATTCTACGAACACAGCTTCACCCGGTTTCTCCGctcctttttccttctctgctCCTTTCTTACTTTCAATAGAGAATGTGACCTGCTTCTCTAACCGAGGAGGATTAGAAGCAGATGCCTTCTCCTTTCCCTTCTctgcatctttctttttttctttctcttctttctcctcttcctgtTTCAACTGTTCCTCCATGCGAGTGAGACGCTCCTCCAGGGTCAGATTATCCTCCTctgctccctctcctcctccctccccttgCTCTCGTTTCAGTTGAAGGAAAGCAGTCTTACCTAGCCTCTGTCTGTGCTTGGCAAAAATGGCTTCGATACGTCTTTTTTGCGCTTCAATGCTTTTGCGTTTTTCCTCTAGACGAGCTCCCAGCTCCCAGGCCTCAGAGCCGGGTTCAGGGCCTCTGGGACCCGGACTCTCCTGGTGACCAGGTGCCCCTGCTGGGGTGGAGGGTGTGTGTGGAGTACCCGGGGTTGTTGGGGTCGGAGCAGAAGCTGAGTCTTCCCCAGTAGCAGCAGGATGTCTTCTTCGGTTGTCTCGTCGCTCAGCAAAACTTGTCATGCGTGGACTGTTGCTGGTGCTGTGGTTTCCCTGGCGACCGTTGCTGGGTCGAATATTACCAGGGGCGTTCCTGGGAGTATCATCCGATGCTTCAGAGGAGTCAACGCTGCCATCTCGTAACACAGAGTCATCGTCACGTGACATATCAGAGCTCCGTCCTgatttctccctcctctctccccttCCTTGCCTCTCAGTATCACCCACTTCCCCTCCGACTGGCCGGCACAGGACTCCAGAGCGACAGGGGGCAGAGCTGCTGAGCTGAGGATTATCCTCTTCAGGGGAGTGCAAAAAGAATCCTGCAGGGGCTCCTTCAGGGCGTAACCTGGGCTCCGGCCTGTTCGCCAACAATCCTCTACCACTTTTCTCAGCTGTCCGTCCCTTCCTCCGGTCTTTGCTCCCGGGTGTGTGAACCACCTGTAGTGCCTCCTCAATGGTTGGCAGCTCCCCCAGCGGTGTTGTGTGTGCATAGGGGCCCCAAGAAGACCGCTGCAGCGGGGCCGAAGCGCTGACCAGGTGACTGAGGTCCTCTGGAGGGCTGTATGGGACACGAGTCATCCCTGCTGATGTCATCGGTGTGGTCATTGCAGGGATGCCGGTGGTGAGGCTGTCAGTGCTGACAGAGCGAAAGACAGAATCTATTGGGTTTCCCATGACAATGTCAACATCACTGTCCAGGCCAAATGGGATGCTGAAAGTCACTGCTGACAGAGGACGACTGCAGAGAGGTGGGTGATGACGGAAAGATGGACAAATGGATGGGTTTTGCCGACGAGTACGAAAAAGCAGAGACCACAGAAGCCAAAGTAAGAAGATttaaaaattaagataaaatatGAGTGCAACACAACATCTACGATAGAAACCACATAGAGTTTTTTGTGCATCTACctgatttgtttctttgtccaacttttgttttctgcaacaaagattaaaaatgtatgaGTATAAAAGTCATCTGCAATGGTTATTTGCCTTGAAgtacaaaacaataattaagaGAATGAGTTGCATTTGCTACGTGCAGTGTGTCTTACCTGGTGACACTTCGGAGGAGATTGGTACAAAGGGTTGTTTGAAGATGAAGGAAGGAGAACCACTAAAAATGGACAATATGGTTAAACAACACAGCAAATCGGAAAGGTTTCAATATGCCCATGTTGCAGTTTTACAAGGAGGTGACTAAAATTTGCTAAGTATATTTAGGGTATTATCTTGTATTGCCTCAATGAACTATGagatattttaaatttagactTGTTTTGACAGATTCTTCATCAGATTGGCATTTTATTTCTGACCAAACTTTGTGTGTATGTACAAGAGCTGTTTAAAGAATGTAATACTGTTCATGCTGCACATCTGTCAAGCACATCATGGTCACATGTGTGCAACGTGTGAGAATAACACCTGTCATAAGTCAGGGGACTGTGCTACATTGCTCTATCAACAGCGCGACCTTTCATagtttttttgatcatttgtcGGTGAATATTTGCTTCATGGGCCTCAAACTggggcaggaaaaaaaaataattctgtcaGATTGCACACTAGAATGAGGAAATGCTGACATAATTACACAACAAATTACATTACCAGACTTCAAGGGAGCATTACAAGTGCTGCAGAAGCACTGGCAGTGAAGTGATATATCACTCACAAAGAAACTATATCGAAAGCGGAGGCTGCCAAGTTAAAAAAGAACAGTTTCTGAGGGTCTTGATAAATTGTGTAGGTAAGGTGGTATAAACTGAATGCTGGTACCTGTTGCTGTTCCCACTGACAGGACTTGTACAGTCTAGCAACCCTGAGACATCTGAAAGATATAGAAACACTTCACTTCTCGATCCGATGGTCAGTGTGATATTCATAAAACATGCACAGAGCGAGTACAACAATAACGGAGAAATGCTCTCAACAAACCTGAGAGGTCGATGGGTTGTAAGGGCTGCACAAAATCAGGCTTCTTCACCTCAAGCCAGTCCAGCAGCTCTGCCATGAAGCTCATAATGTTCAGCTGTGGAAAAGAGCGAGTTAGCTTTGCAGGGATGGagaagactaaaatatgcagagATTACAGAGGCCACAATGACTTTGAAGAACAGGATAAgactgtcagttttttttccataaatatgACAGGATCACATCATACCAAAAAGCACTGCATGGAATGTGGACAATCAGCATTTTAAGGAGCAACTACTGTAAAATCCTGCTtgtgctgccatctagtggttaCTTCATGCTCTCTCTACACTCATTACAGTGCATCAGAGCTCGGTGTAGAAGAAAGACAATGAACAGACCACACCAAACTGAAACGATGGGTGTGGTTTAGTCTTCGAGCTCGTAGACATCGGTGCATGAATATTTTTCTCGTGGAGAGAATTAAATGTGGTGGTGAGGTGTGTTTTCAAACACCCTTTAATCCTTTCCGTACAACTCAAGCATTTTCTGGATTccttttgctgctgtcacatttttactcactgtagacTAGTTTTACACTGCAACAAAGTCCTGAATAtcaatggaaacagcacaaccacggctagaagtagagaaaactcaaaCATGTCAAGACATGGTTATAGTTTGATTACTTTGATtgcttattttacaaaaaaattaaaatctggaatcaaaatgtacaacatttttctaagGACCCACAGATAAAACCATAACTATACATACTAATGATATATTTCTACTTGCACTTTTTATTTGCTTCTACAACTGAAAAGTCCTTGAACTTCTGTCTCGTGACATGACTTCACTGTTGCACCAAAGAGtttagacatttttgttgtttacagaaACACGTTGGAGgacatattttgtttttagtgaattttgAAATAAGACAAAGATTAAAGTgagtttacattttaaaatagcatGAAGTTAagtgttacggccaccagtgtCGGTGTGCCCTCTGGTTTCTGGGGTGATGTCCTgttgggcctttgtgtggggGAAAATcgcatgtgtgggttcagctgtggttgTTCCAGAGTCTCTGGAACaccagctgccagccattccaGCTGATGACACCAGAGCTGAAGACCTGCACTGCAGTCCggttctccccgccctccgaccttcctgattgggccaccctccagctcccctccacctctgacCAACCAGATGCAGACAGCGAGGTCAGCTGGTAcctctctgtgtgtgatcatttgtttgtattttgatgagttttggTCTGTAGGTACGTGTGGTTGGGTTGGTGGGTACCACAGACCACTTCGGTCTGTAGACACTCTTGGTGAGTGCTACAGACACTGTGggcttagtgaagaagccatttgagttttgagtcttcGTTACCTGTGTGGTcaatatgtgtgaatgtgaggcaccagttttgtttagtttgtctttgcactctttgtattagtttctgttactgctggtgggtgttgctgttgTACTTATGTTTTGGCTAGGGAGttcagttgctttgttttgagTTTAGATAAGTTTGgggaaactctgttagccttcgttttgttatgttctttgatttagcaacactcaccagtcttgtgttcattgttgtcacttttatgttcctttgccactaagcaataaatcccttcacctaaaccaacaacattctggttatttttgttacatCCATCCACCCCCTACAGGTTGGATCTTAACATTAAGCTtaggtttatttaatttttctaaAGCAATGCCACGTCACAGCTGAGatgttcaaggaccatcagaaatCTGGTGAGTCTTTGGGCTTTGACAGTTTCTGGTAATGATCAATGATGTAGTTTTGGTGATATTATGAAGGATAACATTGCTTTCAAAGCAGACGGCAGGCTTTGGATTTGAGAGAGTTAAATTGAGAGCAGGAAAGTTTCTGCATTAACTAACTCCAAAATCCTTCTGCTTACATGTAGAGTGGGTGGAGCGTAGAGCAGGTCTTCCACAGCGAGGGGGCAGCAGCTCTGCAAGCTGTTCTCACAAAACTCTTTGATCAGCTGCAGGTTGTAGAGACTGTCAGCCACAGACATGGTATCCTTCAGACAAACATCTGGAAGGAGCAAATAAAGGACAAAATTAATATCGAGTGTATAGTTTAAATTCCTCATATGAACTTGTCTGTCAGCAAATACAATTACAACAGATACTATTTAACCCTCTGACATGCTTTGAACAAAGATGTCAGCAAAATCTAAATATGAAGCCTAAAGGGCATGTGGATTTCATACAGATGTATTAATAAGAAAAGTTCCAAGAAATGCATTTATCTAAGACATCAAATTTGTTCGAAGATGTTGGGTCCATCATGTTAGCTGCAGAGCATACACTAGCTaagtttaaatatttcatcatcCCACGTGCACAGTTCTGTATGTGTATTAGTGAGTTCATATGTACCCTCTAGAGGCAGCAAGCTGGGGCAGTAGTAGTGCAGCACAGCAGCAATTGCACAACCATTAGAGAGATCTTTGACCGCAGAGACCAGAGGGAAAGTAGGAGTCAGCTTAGACTGCACTTTGTCCTTCCTATAGCGGATCTAGAGGAGAAAAGACAGGAAAGGAGGAGGGAGTCAAGAGATGGGAAAATAAAGAGGatgaaagacaaaaagcaagtgagaaagagaagcaaaagaGAGGAGAGGTCATAAGAGATGAGCAgacagaaaattgcaaaaaaggaaaaaaacagatcagAAGGTTATGCAGAAATACATGTTGTGGTTAAGAGAATTCAAATAGACTTAAAAGAGGCAAAGGAAATATAAAAACCAGCCAGGACTGTCTTTCCATcaggaaagaaataaaagcagtgaCTTAAAGTGTGAAGCCAGCCAAAGTCTAGAAAACCCACAGAAACAAAGCACAAGACCAACGATGCCTCAGTTAATAAAACACTTGCACGCATACACGCACACCAACCAGAAGGTGCAGTGCAAAGGTTTAAAAagacattgcaaaaaaaaaagaaaagaaaaactacacaacagaataaaacaggGAGAAAAATGTAAGTGAAAATGAGGATGTTTGTCCTCCGGTGTccatgcagcagaaacaggcaCTGATGACACTGAGCCGTAACTTCTGATCAGGGAAACactacaaaaatgaataaaatggaaaaaaaaaataaaaatttccaATTCCGATGCTGCATCactccaaacaaaacaaaagctcaGGTCTAATTCTATCAAACCAACTGAGACACAGCCTTgttggaggaggagaaagatgaAAAGTTCAGTCACATCCAGTCTTATCATGCCTCCTTTAACATGGCTTTGTagcacaaaaacataataaatgtgGATAAACTGTGTTAAAAGCTAATGAGGTTTTATTAATCCATCCAGCCTCGGGGTTGGAGTGGCGATTAGTCCGCAGTCCGTCAATTAGTCAGTCGTCGGTCGACAGCGTGGGTGAGGTGTGGCGATTGGTCGGTCTGTCAGTCAGTCGAGTGCGTTGCTACGGGAGacgtggaggaggagggtgagagAAGAGCGAGGGGTTATACGTTACCACTGGTGGCTTATTCCCCGACTCCTTCAAACAAAAAGCGATAGCATGCTGGATGGGGGATGGCAGAGAGAGGGAAACAAGCATAAATGACAAGGGGGCCGCTCATCATGGGAACCGCCACACCACAAAGTCACACTCAGGGAGAGAGGAgcgacggaggaggaggagaaggaggaggagaggaaggggaCAAACAGAGAGGGCACAGAGGGTCTTCAAAAAGCAATTTCAcctcccttcctcctctccaacatgtcctcctcctccccctcgaCTCTGATATTCTGGGcatttttgaaatgaaactgaTGACTGAATGCAACAAAGTCAGAAACACCCAAGTGTCCAAAACATCATCAGCtgacaataacaataatgagCAGTTAGAGGACATATCAGGCATCTAAATCGGTCAGTTTATCCGGTCAGGAGATGCTCAGACGATATAACCGTCCTACACAAAGGCACTCTTCATGAGGGGACAGATAGGAGATATGTGTGGCATTTCCAGCAGGCACAATAATGTCAGCCATagcagatggacagacagagggagataGACAAGAGAAGGGTACACTTACGGGGACTAGTTTCCAGTACCAACGGGTGGACTGACACTGCCAGAGAGCAAAGAATGACAGACAAACCAGGGGGAGAGAACAGAGAAGCAGAGCAGGGTCGATGTTAGGAGCTTCAGCGGCACGGCAATGAGACACAGTCGCTTTAGAGCAAATTATcatgcatgtgagtgtgtttgtgggaGGTGGTTTTACCGATTCCTGAACAGGCTGCAGGTCTGTACACGTCTGAGACTTGGGGggctcctcttcttctgtgctTTCTCTCAACTTCTGGTTCAACTGCGGGCACAAGACAAATAAAGAGGAACtacattgttatttttgtgacgGAAGTTCCACATCTTATTGGCTTACTATATTTTACAGCTGATGCTATTATGttgcatatttcatattttaacttTGTCTTCTTTCATGTGAAGGTTTATCTCTCATTCACTCTTGTTTGTGTAAAGGAGGCCTGCTTGACCCTGAAGTTTTGGAGGGCTCAGGAGGTCTTATCTTGTCTCCTGAAAGCCCACACAAATAACTCTGTGGAGGCCTTGAAGTCTCAACAGTTAGACAAAACAATGAGAGTCTGACTCCCTGTTCTTTCTCCTCTGCTTTCCAGAAAATGTTATCTACaacagttggaaaaaaaattccttCACAAAAACTGCAGTGCCTAATTCCATACAAACTGTTTAAAAGCCTTTATCCAGAAgattcacaacattaaaaaacagataaactGCACATAATGTCATCCCTACGGTCAGATAATCACACACGGAGAAACGAATTCTGGTAATTATCTAAATGATGAGAGTGTACAAGACTGATACAACTCAATAAGTGAAAACAGAGCCAGAGAAAACAGGGATAAGAGCATACGGGACACACATCCACAGTGTGTATTactgtaaaataagaataaatacagtaaataaaggttgaaaaaaaactat encodes:
- the LOC110962945 gene encoding calmodulin-regulated spectrin-associated protein 3-like isoform X4 — encoded protein: MVDSPSAMKKTFSVPEIKPLDRYDFSRAKICASVRWLLSKSYGSAENVPVELREPFYKDQYEQEHLKPAVSKLLLSPEIYCRVQALLAQVHGVSLPASQGSLADNSALLQFLIKKGFAPKVQDVDVTEEDLSNSPIKTKAHLALIDSLMSLAAKDTVGRVKMAVEAEQMGVGAPWENSLLFWVNRLNQKLRESTEEEEPPKSQTCTDLQPVQESCQSTRWYWKLVPHAIAFCLKESGNKPPVIRYRKDKVQSKLTPTFPLVSAVKDLSNGCAIAAVLHYYCPSLLPLEDVCLKDTMSVADSLYNLQLIKEFCENSLQSCCPLAVEDLLYAPPTLHLNIMSFMAELLDWLEVKKPDFVQPLQPIDLSDVSGLLDCTSPVSGNSNSGSPSFIFKQPFVPISSEVSPENKSWTKKQISRPLSAVTFSIPFGLDSDVDIVMGNPIDSVFRSVSTDSLTTGIPAMTTPMTSAGMTRVPYSPPEDLSHLVSASAPLQRSSWGPYAHTTPLGELPTIEEALQVVHTPGSKDRRKGRTAEKSGRGLLANRPEPRLRPEGAPAGFFLHSPEEDNPQLSSSAPCRSGVLCRPVGGEVGDTERQGRGERREKSGRSSDMSRDDDSVLRDGSVDSSEASDDTPRNAPGNIRPSNGRQGNHSTSNSPRMTSFAERRDNRRRHPAATGEDSASAPTPTTPGTPHTPSTPAGAPGHQESPGPRGPEPGSEAWELGARLEEKRKSIEAQKRRIEAIFAKHRQRLGKTAFLQLKREQGEGGGEGAEEDNLTLEERLTRMEEQLKQEEEKEEKEKKKDAEKGKEKASASNPPRLEKQVTFSIESKKGAEKEKGAEKPGEAVFVEYNEVVQKLSEALQSLQKDMQKLTEQQQQLMSNQRPRNTPKTTPKSTPRSNTKTPPKTPPHTPTKTPPRTPTKTPTRSTSKAWVIPSGPSPSASSPSRRSHGVISSSSPKAIISSSCPAPRTKIHTSSTPRSPKHHPRAHHQPHPRPSELKFPPLNRVLTPTQNVDTLPHLRRVSPSKCQVQTSSSFRIGGPRTPQESPQATQQPQPDESTSDTASSETPTQFSLELEQEDAEAVGGLPVLPQPRQDHPRATGGSSSGAPSECSFESETLSLSAAYSAAGEAGRGAGKQCSLVEVSLSSVGGPEGGSDEPTDEGQEFSSDSMSDHTESAMEPARGHPAQPLDPIEQLNLAMAAEDLPEEQSESKEEQERQTETLEPSGELNEVGAKGGIGFFFKEEVHSEGDMAQRRALLLERQQKRTEELKKRRLWYEQERENRPDKRVASPSNTPPVGTTSPSLTPPTTPARRGDFTKGEYARRQQLRIMEDLDKVLKQKVPSQGKSSAKKTRSRPRSMTREETQLSLSPAKGATATDEPGNNGSGPTKKAHSNRPDSPSGRVTPSKLVNQNGDKDWESGSNGTSPAPEYTGPKLFKEPSFKSNKFIIHNALSRCCLAGKVNETQKNKIVEEMEKSPANHFLILFRDSSCQFRGVYTMNPDSQELVRLAGVGPRTVSSTQVESIYKYSSDRKQFSAIPSKTMGMSVDAFTIPSNLWQGGAAGGGGGSRRASITKKAVISK
- the LOC110962945 gene encoding calmodulin-regulated spectrin-associated protein 3-like isoform X1 translates to MVDSPSAMKKTFSVPEIKPLDRYDFSRAKICASVRWLLSKSYGSAENVPVELREPFYKDQYEQEHLKPAVSKLLLSPEIYCRVQALLAQVHGVSLPASQGSLADNSALLQFLIKKGFAPKVQDVDVTEEDLSNSPIKTKAHLALIDSLMSLAAKDTVGRVKMAVEAEQMGVGAPWENSLLFWVNRLNQKLRESTEEEEPPKSQTCTDLQPVQESCQSTRWYWKLVPHAIAFCLKESGNKPPVIRYRKDKVQSKLTPTFPLVSAVKDLSNGCAIAAVLHYYCPSLLPLEDVCLKDTMSVADSLYNLQLIKEFCENSLQSCCPLAVEDLLYAPPTLHLNIMSFMAELLDWLEVKKPDFVQPLQPIDLSDVSGLLDCTSPVSGNSNSGSPSFIFKQPFVPISSEVSPENKSWTKKQISRPLSAVTFSIPFGLDSDVDIVMGNPIDSVFRSVSTDSLTTGIPAMTTPMTSAGMTRVPYSPPEDLSHLVSASAPLQRSSWGPYAHTTPLGELPTIEEALQVVHTPGSKDRRKGRTAEKSGRGLLANRPEPRLRPEGAPAGFFLHSPEEDNPQLSSSAPCRSGVLCRPVGGEVGDTERQGRGERREKSGRSSDMSRDDDSVLRDGSVDSSEASDDTPRNAPGNIRPSNGRQGNHSTSNSPRMTSFAERRDNRRRHPAATGEDSASAPTPTTPGTPHTPSTPAGAPGHQESPGPRGPEPGSEAWELGARLEEKRKSIEAQKRRIEAIFAKHRQRLGKTAFLQLKREQGEGGGEGAEEDNLTLEERLTRMEEQLKQEEEKEEKEKKKDAEKGKEKASASNPPRLEKQVTFSIESKKGAEKEKGAEKPGEAVFVEYNEVVQKLSEALQSLQKDMQKLTEQQQQLMSNQRPRNTPKTTPKSTPRSNTKTPPKTPPHTPTKTPPRTPTKTPTRSTSKAWVIPSGPSPSASSPSRRSHGVISSSSPKAIISSSCPAPRTKIHTSSTPRSPKHHPRAHHQPHPRPSELKFPPLNRVLTPTQNVDTLPHLRRVSPSKCQVQTSSSFRIGGPRTPQESPQATQQPQPDESTSDTASSETPTQFSLELEQEDAEAVGGLPVLPQPRQDHPRATGGSSSGAPSECSFESETLSLSAAYSAAGEAGRGAGKQCSLVEVSLSSVGGPEGGSDEPTDEGQEFSSDSMSDHTESAMEPARGHPAQPLDPIEQLNLAMAAEDLPEEQSESKEEQERQTETLEPSGELNEVGAKGGIGFFFKEEVHSEGDMAQRRALLLERQQKRTEELKKRRLWYEQERENRPDKRVASPSNTPPVGTTSPSLTPPTTPARRGDFTKGEYARRQQLRIMEDLDKVLKQKVPSQGKSSAKKTRSRPRSMTREETQLSLSPAKGATGSKLTKVYSHSSLNLAATDEPGNNGSGPTKKAHSNRPDSPSGRVTPSKLVNQNGDKDWESGSNGTSPAPEYTGPKLFKEPSFKSNKFIIHNALSRCCLAGKVNETQKNKIVEEMEKSPANHFLILFRDSSCQFRGVYTMNPDSQELVRLAGVGPRTVSSTQVESIYKYSSDRKQFSAIPSKTMGMSVDAFTIPSNLWQGGAAGGGGGSRRASITKKAVISK